Sequence from the Rhizobium etli CFN 42 genome:
CGGTGCTCTTTCTGCCGCGCAGAAGAGCGGCGCGGATCTGTTCGTTCTTGCTGAGCACGGGCGTGGGAACCAGTGCCGGCTCGGGCGCCTCGACCTTGGCGCTCTGTTTGAGGCTCAGGAAGCGCTTCTGCGCGACCAGCCGGTCTTCGGCCGACAAGGGTTCGACCGGTTCGCCGTCGATGTTGTGGCGCATGGAATCGGGCTGGGCGCTGGCGAAATAATAGCGCCGGCAATGGACAAAGGCAGCGGTCGCGCGCCGGAGCGTCGTTACACCGGCCTCGGGCTTCAAGAGCGGACGCAGCTCGTTGAAGAGGCCGACGGCGAAGGGAAGAACGGGATCGCCGGGCTTGGCCGGAAGCACGCCGACCGGCCGGATCAACATGCTGTTGATCGCGTTGGCCTTCTCCACGTCGAGCTCGGTCGCCGCAATCGGCCCGCGGCTGATCTTCCAGGGTTTGTCCATGCATCCTCCATAAAGGCCGACTGTGATGGTATCTTGACGGATGGGGCAATAGCGGTGCGGCCTGCATATTGCTAGCCCCGCTGCAAGCCTGCGACGAGACGCCGTGTCCCGCGGATATAGGCCCGCCTTTCTCGGCCGGCGATTCTCTATTCAATCAATTTTATCGCCGATTATGCATTGACCTCCAGCATCGATTACACTTCTTATCCGCGCCCAAGATCAATGCCGGCCGCGGGGGAGGATATATGCGGGTTTTCTCGAGCATCGATGAGCTGCGCCACACGCTCGATGCGCTCAAACGCCAGGGGCGCAATGTCGGCCTCGTGCCGACGATGGGGTATCTTCATGCCGGTCATATGGAGCTCGTCGCGCGCGCTCGGGCCGAAAACGACATCGTCGTCGTCTCCATTTTCGTCAACCCGTTGCAGTTCGGCCCGGCCGAAGACCTCAGCAAATACCCGCGCGATCTGGAACGGGATGCCGCCATGCTCAAACAGGCCGGCGTAAATTTCCTCTTCGCCCCCGGCGTCGGGGACATGTATCCGCGCCCCATGAAAACCGTCGTCGACATTCCCGATCTCGGCCGCGAGCTGGAAGGCGCGGTTCGCCCCGGGCATTTCGCCGGCGTTGCCACCGTCGTCTCCAAGCTATTCAACATCGTGCAGCCGCAGACCGCTTACTTCGGAGAGAAGGACTACCAGCAGGTCGTCATCATTAAGCGCATGGTGGAGGATCTCGCCGTGCCGGTGCGGGTGATATCGGTGCCGACCGTCAGGGATGCAGACGGCCTGGCATTGTCGTCGCGCAATGTCTATCTCAGTCTGGAGGAGCGGCGCGCGGCGGTGATCGTCCCGCAGACACTCGACGAGGCGGAACGTCTGATTGGCGATGGCCTCACGGATGCCAAGACATTGGAAGCCAAGCTCACGGAATTTCTCGGACGCGAGCCTCTGGCGAGGCCCGAGGTCGTCGCCGTCAGGGATGCCACGACGCTTGAGCCGGTCACCTCAATCGGCGGGTCGGTCGTCGTGGCGCTCTTTGTCCGGGTCGGCTCGACGCGCCTTCTCGATAACCGGGTGATCGGCGACAACAGAACGATCGGCGGGCGAAACCAGCCGGGAAAGGGAGTGACGAAATGAGCGCCATCGGATCGCAGAAGCGCCTGACGCCGCCCCGCATCTCAGCCATGAAGGGCGGCAAACCGATTGTCTGCCTGACCGCCTACACCACGCCGATGGCGCGACTTCTCGACGATCATTGCGACCTGCTGCTGGTCGGGGATTCGCTCGGCATGGTGCTCTATGGCATGGAGACGACCATCGGGGTCACACTCGATATGATGATCGCCCACGGCAAGGCCGTGATGCGCGGCGTCGCCAAGGCCTGCGTCGTCGTCGACATGCCGTTCGGCAGTTACCAGGAATCGAAAGAGGTTGCCTTCCGAAACGCCGTGCGCATCCTGCAGGAAACCGGCTGCGACGCCGTGAAGCTGGAAGGCGGCGAGGAGATGGCCGAGACGATTGCCTTTCTGACGAAGCGGGGGATCCCGGTCATGGGGCACATCGGGCTGATGCCGCAGCAGGTTCAGACTGCCGGCGGCTATCGTTCCGTTGGGCACTCAGAACACGAGACGTCGAAAATCCGGCGCGACGCCCATGCCATCGGCGGCTCGGGAGCCTTCGCCGTCGTCATTGAAGGCACCGTGGAACCGCTCGCGCGCGAGGTGACTTCAGCCATGCACATACCCACCATCGGCATCGGTGCCTCCGCCGCTTGCGACGGGCAGGTTCTAGTCTCTGACGATATTCTGGGGCTCTTCAACGATTTCAAGCCGCGTTTCGTCAAGCGTTACGACGAACTCGGCAAGAGGGTCGCGGATGCCGTCGCCGCCTATGCAGAGGACGTGCGCTCGCGAAAGTTCCCGGCAGCCGACCATACGTTCAAGCGACGGCCGTAAGACGAAGGCTCTGGCCGCTTATCGTTCCTCAACCCTTTCCCGCAAGGGAAGGTCTCGGGGCGCCAGCGGGCCAAGTCCGTCACCCGCCGCCATACTGCTGACGCATCGTCTCCGCCGACCGGCGCACCGCCTCGCCAACCTCCTGCAACTGCTTGGCCATCGGCGTGGAATTGCGCCAAACCATGCCGATGGTTCGCGACGGCTGCGGCGACGGAAAACGTGAGATCGAGACGTGGGCCGAGCGCGTTTCGACGGGAACGGCCATTTCCGGGATCAGAGTGACGCCGATGCCGGCGCCGACCATCTGGACGAGCGTGGAGAGCGAACTGCCTTCCATGATTTCCCGCGGGCGGGCAGCCCCGACCTTGCAGAATGACAGGGCCTGGTCGCGGAAGCAGTGCCCCTCTTCGAGCAGCAGCAGCCGCATTTCGCGCAGCGCCTCGCGCTCGGGCACCGGCTTGTCGCCGTCCTCGTGGGGCCGGACCAGCACGAACTCTTCCCTGAACAGCTCGAGTTCGGTCAGCGAAGGTTCAGACACCGGCAGCGCGACGATTGCCATATCGAGCTGGCCCTGCGCCAGTTCATGAACCAGCTTGCCCGTCTGCGTTTCGCGCACCTCGATCTGAATTCCGGCGAAGCTTTTGTTAAGATCGTTTATAACAGTAGGCAGCAGATAGGGCGCGATCGTCGGGATGATGCCGATGCGCAGACGCGTGAGGAAGCTGTCGCGCGAGGCGCGGGCAAACTCGCCGAGCTCGTCGACGGCGCGCAGGATGTCGCGAACGCGCAGTGCAAAGGTCTGGCCGAAGGGAGTGAGCTTCACCTCGCGGGCGCTGCGCTCGAAGAGCTCGCTGCCCAACTCCTGCTCAAGTTCTTTGATCTGCATGGAAAGCGCCGGCTGGGAGATGGCGCAGGCATCGGCGGCACGGCGAAATCGGCCGTCCCTTGCCAAAGCTTCAAAATACCGCAGCTGTTTCAGGGTAAGATTTTTCATAAGCCGAGCTTATCGCAGCAATCAGTAAATCCAACTTAAAATTATTGAACGGTTCCGATATGAAGACTGCAAGGGAGAGAGTGGGGCGCTAGCTCGGCTCATCTTTTTGAACCGCAGACAGATCAAACAATGAAGGAGACGATCATGGACAACCCCACTGACACCGCAGGCAAATGTCCTGTGGCCCATGGCAACAAGCCGCGCGGCCCTTCCAACCGCGACTGGTGGCCGAACCAGCTGAACGTGCAGATTCTTCATCACAATTCCGGCCGCGCCGATCCGCTCGGTAAGGACTTCGATTATGCCGAAGAGTTCAAGAAGCTCGATCTCGACGCGCTGAAAAAGGACCTTCACGCGCTGATGACGGATTCGCAGGACTGGTGGCCGGCCGACTTCGGTCATTATGGCGGCCTCTTCATCCGCATGGCCTGGCACAGCGCCGGCACCTATCGCATCACCGACGGGCGCGGCGGCGCCGGGCAGGGTCAGCAGCGTTTTGCGCCGCTGAACAGCTGGCCGGACAATGCCAACCTTGACAAGGCCCGCCGTCTGCTTTGGCCGATCAAGCAGAAATACGGCAACCGCATCTCCTGGGCCGACCTTCTGATCCTCACCGGCAACGTCGCGCTCGAGTCCATGGGCTTTAAGACCTTCGGCTTCGCCGGCGGCCGCGCCGACGTCTGGGAGCCGGAAGAGCTCTACTGGGGTCCTGAAGGCACCTGGCTCGGCGACGAGCGCTATAGCGGCGAACGCCAGCTGGCCGAACCGCTTGGCGCCGTGCAGATGGGTCTCATCTACGTCAATCCCGAAGGCCCGAATGGCAATCCTGACCCGGTCGCTGCAGCGCGCGACATTCGCGAAACCTTCGCCCGCATGGCGATGAACGACGAGGAAACCGTGGCACTGATCGCCGGCGGTCATACCTTCGGCAAGACGCATGGCGCCGGCGATCCGTCCTTCATCGGCGCCGAGCCGGAAGGCGGCGCGATCGAGGACCAGGGCCTCGGCTGGAAGAGCTCTTTCGGCACCGGCGTCGGCAAGGACGCCATTACCGCCGGCCTCGAGGTTACCTGGTCGCAGACGCCGACCAAGTGGAGCAACTACTTCTTCGAAAACCTCTTTGCTTACGAGTGGGAGCTGACGAAGAGCCCGGCCGGGGCGCATCAGTGGCGGGCGAAGAACGCCGAAGCCTCAATTCCGGATGCCTATGAGCCGGGGAAGAAGCATGTCCCGACGATGCTGACCACGGATCTTTCGCTCCGCTTCGATCCGATCTACGAAAAAATCTCGCGCCGCTTCCTGGAGAATCCGGATCAGTTCGCCGACGCTTTCGCCCGCGCCTGGTTCAAGCTGACCCACCGCGACATGGGACCGAAAGTGCGTTACCTCGGCCCCGAAGTTCCGGCCGAAGACCTGATCTGGCAGGACGTGATCCCCGCCGTCGACCATCCCCTCGTCGACGACAAGGACATTGCCGAACTCAAGGCAAAGGTTCTCGCCACCGGCCTCACCGTGCAGGAATTGGTCTCGACCGCCTGGGCCTCGGCCTCGACCTTCCGCGGCTCCGACAAGCGCGGCGGCGCCAATGGCGCGCGCATCCGCCTTGCTCCGCAGAAGGATTGGGAAGCCAACCAGCCGGCCCAGCTCGCCAAGGTGCTCGGCGTTCTCGAAGGGATCCAGAAGGACTTCAACGCCGCCCAGACGGGGGCTAAGAAGATCTCGCTCGCCGACCTGATCGTTCTCGCCGGTGCCGCCGGTGTCGAGAAGGCGGCGGCAGCCGGCGGCAACGCCGTCAGCGTGCCCCTCACGCCGGGCCGCATGGACGCGTCCGAAGCCCAGACCGACGCGCATTCATTCGCGCCGCTCGAGCCGCGCATCGACGGCTTCCGCAACTATGTGAACGGCAAGCGCCTGCAGTTCATGAAGCCGGAAGAAGCGCTCGTCGACCGCGCCCAGCTCTTGACGCTGACCGGACCCGAGATGACCGTTCTCGTCGGCGGCCTGCGCGTGCTGAAGGCTGGCAACCCCGAGCATGGCGTGTTCACCTCGCGTCCAGAAACGCTGACGAACGACTTTTTTGTCAACCTGCTCGACGTGGCGACGCAGTGGGTTCCGGCCACCGGAAAGGAAGGCGTCTATGAGGGCCGCGACCGCAAGACGGGTGCCGCCAAATGGACCGGCACCCGCGTCGACCTGATCTTCGGCTCGCACTCGCAGCTGCGCGCCTTCGCCGAAGTCTACGGCCAGGCCGACGCCAAGCAGAAGTTCGTCAAGGACTTCGTCGCCGCCTGGAACAAGGTCATGAACGCCGACCGCTTCGACCTCGTCTGATCGGTTCCGCCAATTTTGCCCGGGCGCGGCTTCGGCCGCGCCCGGTCTTTTTGCGACTCCTCGGGGTGGCGACGACCGTCGAAGCTTCCGATCCTCCCGCACCTGATGGTGCGGCGCGGGCACCACCTCAATTAACCAGTTTACCAGTGACTGGTGAGGAGTCCGGGGTTGGCCTCCGCCATTCTCTCCAGCACCGAACTTTCCCGGCGCCAGCTCCCGATCGTTCAGGCCGTCGATGCAGCATCGCAGACTTCTAGCCACGACCGACCTCACATGCGATAGGTAATGGATACATTTGGAGGAGTGGACATGAACGGTTTGCAAGGCAAAGTCGCGGCCATTACCGGAGCTGCCTCGGGCATTGGATTGGCGTCGACAGAAGCGATCATCGCGGCGGGCGGTACCGTCGTGATGATAGACCGGGACGAGGCGGCGCTGGACGCGGCCTGCGGCCGGCTGGGAGAAAGGGCGATCGCGCTGCCGCTCGACCTTCTCAAACCCGAGGATTGCGCCGGCCTGCTTGACGGCATTCTCGCCAAGGTCGGTCAGCTCGACATCTTCCACGCCAATGCCGGCACCTATATCGGCGGAGATCTGGTGGATGCAAACCTCGACGCGATCGACCGCATGCTCAATCTGAACGTGAACGTGGTCATAAAGAACGTCCGCACGGTCATGCCCCACATGATCGGAAGAGGGACGGGAGATATCATCGTCACCAGTTCGGTCGCGGGCCAAGCCGCGGTTCCATGGGAGCCGGTCTACTCCCCTTCGAAATGGGCGATGCATTGCTTCGTCCAGACCATGCGGCGGCAGCTCCTGAAAAACGGAATCCGCGTCGGATCCGTCTCGCCAGGCCCTGTCAGCAGCGCGCTGCTGAAAGACTGGCCGGAGGAAAACCTGCGCAAGGCAAAAGAGGCGGGCGCGTTGATCGAACCGCGAGACGTCGCCGAAGCCGTGCTCTTCATGCTGACCCGGCCACGCAACGTGACGATCCGCGACATGGTGATCCTGCCGAGCTCCTTCGACATTTAGCTTGAGCGGGAGGCAGAGCGCACTCCTTCCGCACAAGCTGACTGCGGGAGGATGTGGACAGGCGTGCCGTGTGGGTGCCACACGGCACCCTATCCACTTTATCCTGAGGTCCGAAAGCGGAGTCTCGAAGAACACGCCGAAACGCGGCTGCGGCTCTCTTGGACCCTTGGCCGCCAATGCGGCGAATCTCCCCGGCTGCCAGCGCATCCTCGCGCTCGAAACCGACGGCTGGGAAATCCGCCCTGTACATACGCGACACGCGCGACGCTTCTGCAAGACGCCTTTCCGCTAACGAGGTACAATACCGAAAGGCGAGAGCGTCAGCAGATCGGGATCATCGGTCGACATCGCCTTCGCCACCTGGGCATGGCTCATGCTGTAGCCGTAGGCAAGAACGCGCACACCGTCGATCATGAAGAACTGCGCTTGATCCAGGCCGGGCCGCAGCGCGCCCGTCACGGTGACGGTCTCGTACATTCTCTCAAGATGCAAAGGCTCCTGCGGAACGACACGCACCAGCTGGTTGGGTGGAGGGGAGGGCATGTGGCTGCAGGCTCCGGCCCAGGGCACCAGTATGAATTCGTAGACAAGGTCGCCGTCCTGGTCGATCGGCAGGACGAAGCCCGTCAAGTCGACCGGATGTCTCTCATCATGCCAGGCAAGTGTTTCGCCCTGCGGAGCGCTGACCGCCTTGCCCGACAGCGGCACTGTCGCCTTGGCCTGATCGGCCGGCCGCAAAGCGCTCCAGAAAATGGGCCGCGCTGCAGCGAAGGTGTCGCAAAACGGCCATGCGAAACCGAATGCCAGCATCGCGCACGTCAGGAAAAACGGTCTCAGCTTCATCATCGCATCTCCCCGGGCCGGTTGCGACCGCCTGCCACTGCGGCACGGATGCTACTCCCGATCCGGCTCGCCCGTCCATCCGCCGAGCTCCCTATGCCTAGCCGTCGGCGAATGCTGGCCGAGCAGCTCGGCGGCGATCGGCGGCAGCGAGGCGGCCTCCGCAAGCCCGGCGGACCCGAGACGATTTGCGAGCGGCTTTGAGGGCCTCTCGCCGCTAAGAGTAGGCTGCCAGGCTATTCATGTCATGCACTTAACAACCATTCGCACCGTCATGTCTGGCTCACGGATTGACCCATCGCGAATTGGAGAGGGCGCCGATTTCGTCATAGCTGAACAGGGCTCTTCGGTTGTCCTGCTGGCGCAATTGAAACCAGTCCAGCGTCCGGGCGCGAAAACTCAGGACGCCAAAGCGCGCCTTCCCCTCCGCTTCGTCGCGAGGCTCCGGCAATTCGCCCATGGTTTCGAAGGCGCATTCATCGCCCGGCGGCCCGCCGGTATAAGTCATCCGCGTCCGGTTGGGCAGCTTTTCCCAAGCTGCCTCGGCGCTTTCGCTTCCGGGGCCATGGCGTTCGACCGTGCCTTGAAGCCGAAGCTGCAGCCGGGCCTGCGGGCAGAAGCCGAGCACCGTAACTTGAGGATTCGCCGAAAGCTCCAGCCATTTCGGGCTACGCGTATCGGTATGAAATTCAAGGCTGCGCGTCGCTCTGTCCGCCGCCCGCAATACCACCATGCGCGCCTGCGGCCTATCTTCGACGTCGACCGAGCAGAGGTTCACATAGCGGAAACCCGACCGTGGACCTGCCGCAGCCGTTTCGAGTTCCGCCCATGCCGAGGCGTCGATGTCAGTGAGATCCACCGGCAGGCCTCGCTCAGACGGAACGGGCGATGCCGCCGTCGACGCGGATGTTCTGGCCGGTGATGTAGCCCGCACCCTCCGATAGGAGGAAGGCGATAGTGGCGGCGATTTCCTCGCTCGTGCCATAACGGCCCATTGGAACGCTGTCGCGCCGCTCGTCGGTGGCGGGTAGGCTGTCGATCCAGCCGGGCAGGACGTTGTTCATGCGGATGTTCTTGGGCGCGTAAGTGTCGGCGAAGATCTTGGTGAAGCTCGCCAGGCCCGCACGGGCGACCGCCGACGTCGGGAACATCGGCGAAGGCTCGAAGGCCCATGCCGTCGAAATGTTGACGATCGCGCCGCCGCCCTGCGCTTCCATGATCGGCGTCACCAGCCGGATCGGCCGCACGGCGCTCAGGAAATAGATCTCCATGCCCTTGTGCCAGTCCTCATCCGAAATTTCGAGGATCGGCGCGCGCGGACCGTGACCGGCGGAATTGACCAGCGCATCGATCCGGCCCCATCTTTCCATCGCCAGAGCGACGAGTCGCTTCAGGTCGTCATTCGACTGGTTCGAGCCGGTGACGCCGACGCCGCCGAGTTCGTCGGCCAGCGCCTCTCCCTTGCCGGAGGAGGAGAGAACGGCGACGCGATAGCCGTCCGCTGCAAGCCTCCTTGCGGCTGCAGCGCCCATGCCGGACCCGCCGGCGGTGATGAGAGCGACTTTTCCTTCAGACACTGAGAACCTCCGATAGCTGATTTTGCACAGCATTATGACAGATGCCGGCGGGACTTTCGCGCGAGAAAGAAAGCTGCCAGACTGTAGAAAATCTACTGGATATGCCGATGACCCAATCCCGCCGCACGCTGCCGCCTCTGAATGCCCTGCGCGCCTTCGAGGCCTCGGGCCGCAAGCTGAATTTCCGCGGCGCCGCCGAAGAGCTGGGCGTCACGCAAGGGGCGGTCGCGCAGCAGGTTCGCGCGCTGGAAGACCAGCTCGGCCTCAGACTGTTTCAACGCCTTGCCCGCGGCCTTGCGCTCACTGCCTATGGCACGGCCTATCTGGCGGATGTGACCCGCGCCTTCGACACGCTTGCCGAAGCGACCGGGCGGCTTCTCGACCGGCCTGAAATGGTGACGATCAGCGCCACCCCCACGGTCGCCACCAGGCTGTTGATCCCGCGGCTCGCCGAGCTCTATGCCGCTCTTCCCGACATCGATCTGAGGACGGTCGCGACCGAGGCACTTGCCGATTTCGACCGCGACCAGGTTGATATCGCGGTGCGCCTCACCCGCCCGCCTTTTCCGGCCAACCTGCAGGCGCAGATGTTGTTCCGCCAGGAGCTGGTCGCGGTCGCAAGCCCGCATCTGGTTCAAGGCCTGACCTTGCCCTTAACCATCGAAGAACTTCGCAAACTGCCGCTTCTGCACGACTCGCACGATCACTGGCCGGTATTCTTGCGCACGCGCGAGAA
This genomic interval carries:
- the panC gene encoding pantoate--beta-alanine ligase, with the protein product MRVFSSIDELRHTLDALKRQGRNVGLVPTMGYLHAGHMELVARARAENDIVVVSIFVNPLQFGPAEDLSKYPRDLERDAAMLKQAGVNFLFAPGVGDMYPRPMKTVVDIPDLGRELEGAVRPGHFAGVATVVSKLFNIVQPQTAYFGEKDYQQVVIIKRMVEDLAVPVRVISVPTVRDADGLALSSRNVYLSLEERRAAVIVPQTLDEAERLIGDGLTDAKTLEAKLTEFLGREPLARPEVVAVRDATTLEPVTSIGGSVVVALFVRVGSTRLLDNRVIGDNRTIGGRNQPGKGVTK
- the panB gene encoding 3-methyl-2-oxobutanoate hydroxymethyltransferase; protein product: MSAIGSQKRLTPPRISAMKGGKPIVCLTAYTTPMARLLDDHCDLLLVGDSLGMVLYGMETTIGVTLDMMIAHGKAVMRGVAKACVVVDMPFGSYQESKEVAFRNAVRILQETGCDAVKLEGGEEMAETIAFLTKRGIPVMGHIGLMPQQVQTAGGYRSVGHSEHETSKIRRDAHAIGGSGAFAVVIEGTVEPLAREVTSAMHIPTIGIGASAACDGQVLVSDDILGLFNDFKPRFVKRYDELGKRVADAVAAYAEDVRSRKFPAADHTFKRRP
- a CDS encoding hydrogen peroxide-inducible genes activator, giving the protein MKNLTLKQLRYFEALARDGRFRRAADACAISQPALSMQIKELEQELGSELFERSAREVKLTPFGQTFALRVRDILRAVDELGEFARASRDSFLTRLRIGIIPTIAPYLLPTVINDLNKSFAGIQIEVRETQTGKLVHELAQGQLDMAIVALPVSEPSLTELELFREEFVLVRPHEDGDKPVPEREALREMRLLLLEEGHCFRDQALSFCKVGAARPREIMEGSSLSTLVQMVGAGIGVTLIPEMAVPVETRSAHVSISRFPSPQPSRTIGMVWRNSTPMAKQLQEVGEAVRRSAETMRQQYGGG
- the katG gene encoding catalase/peroxidase HPI, with product MDNPTDTAGKCPVAHGNKPRGPSNRDWWPNQLNVQILHHNSGRADPLGKDFDYAEEFKKLDLDALKKDLHALMTDSQDWWPADFGHYGGLFIRMAWHSAGTYRITDGRGGAGQGQQRFAPLNSWPDNANLDKARRLLWPIKQKYGNRISWADLLILTGNVALESMGFKTFGFAGGRADVWEPEELYWGPEGTWLGDERYSGERQLAEPLGAVQMGLIYVNPEGPNGNPDPVAAARDIRETFARMAMNDEETVALIAGGHTFGKTHGAGDPSFIGAEPEGGAIEDQGLGWKSSFGTGVGKDAITAGLEVTWSQTPTKWSNYFFENLFAYEWELTKSPAGAHQWRAKNAEASIPDAYEPGKKHVPTMLTTDLSLRFDPIYEKISRRFLENPDQFADAFARAWFKLTHRDMGPKVRYLGPEVPAEDLIWQDVIPAVDHPLVDDKDIAELKAKVLATGLTVQELVSTAWASASTFRGSDKRGGANGARIRLAPQKDWEANQPAQLAKVLGVLEGIQKDFNAAQTGAKKISLADLIVLAGAAGVEKAAAAGGNAVSVPLTPGRMDASEAQTDAHSFAPLEPRIDGFRNYVNGKRLQFMKPEEALVDRAQLLTLTGPEMTVLVGGLRVLKAGNPEHGVFTSRPETLTNDFFVNLLDVATQWVPATGKEGVYEGRDRKTGAAKWTGTRVDLIFGSHSQLRAFAEVYGQADAKQKFVKDFVAAWNKVMNADRFDLV
- a CDS encoding SDR family oxidoreductase — translated: MNGLQGKVAAITGAASGIGLASTEAIIAAGGTVVMIDRDEAALDAACGRLGERAIALPLDLLKPEDCAGLLDGILAKVGQLDIFHANAGTYIGGDLVDANLDAIDRMLNLNVNVVIKNVRTVMPHMIGRGTGDIIVTSSVAGQAAVPWEPVYSPSKWAMHCFVQTMRRQLLKNGIRVGSVSPGPVSSALLKDWPEENLRKAKEAGALIEPRDVAEAVLFMLTRPRNVTIRDMVILPSSFDI
- a CDS encoding DUF3299 domain-containing protein yields the protein MMKLRPFFLTCAMLAFGFAWPFCDTFAAARPIFWSALRPADQAKATVPLSGKAVSAPQGETLAWHDERHPVDLTGFVLPIDQDGDLVYEFILVPWAGACSHMPSPPPNQLVRVVPQEPLHLERMYETVTVTGALRPGLDQAQFFMIDGVRVLAYGYSMSHAQVAKAMSTDDPDLLTLSPFGIVPR
- a CDS encoding pyridoxamine 5'-phosphate oxidase family protein, translated to MDLTDIDASAWAELETAAAGPRSGFRYVNLCSVDVEDRPQARMVVLRAADRATRSLEFHTDTRSPKWLELSANPQVTVLGFCPQARLQLRLQGTVERHGPGSESAEAAWEKLPNRTRMTYTGGPPGDECAFETMGELPEPRDEAEGKARFGVLSFRARTLDWFQLRQQDNRRALFSYDEIGALSNSRWVNP
- a CDS encoding SDR family oxidoreductase; its protein translation is MSEGKVALITAGGSGMGAAAARRLAADGYRVAVLSSSGKGEALADELGGVGVTGSNQSNDDLKRLVALAMERWGRIDALVNSAGHGPRAPILEISDEDWHKGMEIYFLSAVRPIRLVTPIMEAQGGGAIVNISTAWAFEPSPMFPTSAVARAGLASFTKIFADTYAPKNIRMNNVLPGWIDSLPATDERRDSVPMGRYGTSEEIAATIAFLLSEGAGYITGQNIRVDGGIARSV
- a CDS encoding LysR substrate-binding domain-containing protein: MTQSRRTLPPLNALRAFEASGRKLNFRGAAEELGVTQGAVAQQVRALEDQLGLRLFQRLARGLALTAYGTAYLADVTRAFDTLAEATGRLLDRPEMVTISATPTVATRLLIPRLAELYAALPDIDLRTVATEALADFDRDQVDIAVRLTRPPFPANLQAQMLFRQELVAVASPHLVQGLTLPLTIEELRKLPLLHDSHDHWPVFLRTREKLPGAAFNHTTLALDAALAGQGVVLACRAFVMADLEAGRLVRVTDATATIGPDYFLVRKRSSSPRKAVDAVWDWCAAQLSLPPASSSGREHHGR